One genomic region from Gadus morhua chromosome 9, gadMor3.0, whole genome shotgun sequence encodes:
- the ano1b gene encoding anoctamin-1 isoform X1, with translation MAEEGEESSGCPTAPQQQSPHFLQDVIFHGKFELLKTLTPEENTQCHYGLYFQDGQRRVDYVLTYHVKRPGAARHARTTSRLLTDNPLARSLRRGTLIGGRPGGQDKRPRASRQAERAGFPSPPPPPPPPPPPPPPPAPCPDATDAEKGLAGTPSWDEQEDDKRRRREEFEKNLLDMGLELERDEDGKTPGVGFLKIHAPWNVLCREAEFMKLKMPTKKMYAMKQSSSVVEKINSLISKVLEPLRPSVEEHKTKNIKHLSYTFSREKQHLFNLSDKDSFFDSRTRSSIVFEVLKRTRCTKAKYSMGLTSLLCSGVYTAAFPLHDGDVSGEHAEPNDRKLLYEEWASYSVFYKYQPIGLVRKYFGEKIGLYFAWLGLYTQMLIPASVVGVIVFLYGCATVDDNIPSMEICYPKENITMCPLCDKACSYWKLSTACATARASYLFDNPATVFFSIFMALWAAMFMEHWKRRQMRLNYEWDLTGFEEEEEDLKDHPRAEYELRVMQKSQKKEKGSLKKAEEEKLTCRDRLPAYMTNLVMMLLMIGVTFAIVFGVILYRISTKAALHMSSNPITRSHVRLTVKTTAAILNLVVILILDEVYGAVARWLTVLEVPKTDKSFEQRLIFKTFILKFVNAFTPIIYIAFFRGRLVGRPGSYLYVFESYRMEECAHGGCLMELCIQLSITMLGKQLIQNNLFEIGVPKIKKLIRYIRSKRQAFQEEERQKRLQRYEIDHFLEPFAGLTPEYMEMIIQFGFVTLFVASFPLAPLFALLNNIIEIRLDAKKFVGELQRPVAARAKDIGIWYNLLTGVAKVAVIINAFVISFTSDFIPRLVYQYTYSNNGSMFGFVNHSLSYFNVSHFQDGKEPMDPLHLGYAVEICRYKDYREPPWSTSPYEISKEFWAVLAARLAFVIVFQNVVMLMSDVVDWLIPDIPKDISMQIHKEKILMVELFMREEHGKMQRMGSTASTGAKQKGSSNSYPPVPVARQRSMPPAHCYKPNNV, from the exons AtggcagaggagggagaagagtcTTCTGGCTGTCCCACAGCCCCCCAACAACAGTCTCCACATTTTCTTCAAGACGTCATATTCCACGGCAAGTTTGAA CTACTGAAGACCCTGACCCCGGAGGAGAACACGCAGTGTCACTACGGCCTCTACTTCCAGGACGGCCAGCGGCGCGTGGACTACGTCCTCACCTACCACGTGAAGCGGCCCGGGGCCGCCCGCCACGCCCGCACCACCTCGCGCCTCCTCACCGACAACCCCCTGGCCCGCAGCCTGCGGCGAGGGACCCTGATCGGGGGCCGCCCCGGGGGGCAGGACAAGAGGCCCAGGGCCAGCCGCCAGGCAGAGAGGGCCgggttcccctctcctcctccccctcctcctcctcctccccctcctcctcctccccccgctcctTGCCCCGACGCCACGGATGCGGAGAAGGGCCTCGCCGGGACGCCGAGCTGGGACGAGCAGGAGGACGATAAGCGACGACGGCGGGAGGAGTTTGAGAAGAACCTTCTAGACATGGGCCTGGAGCTGGAGAGGGACGAGGAT GGTAAGACTCCGGGGGTGGGCTTTCTAAAGATCCACGCTCCCTGGAACGTTCTCTGTCGGGAGGCGGAGTTCATGAAGCTAAAGATGCCGACCAAGAAA ATGTACGCTATGAAGCAGTCCAGTAGTGTGGTGGAGAAGATCAACTCTCTGATCAGTAAGGTGTTAGAGCCACTCCGTCCAAGTGTGGAGGAACACAAAACCAAGAACATCAAGCACCTTTCCTACACATTCTCCCGTGAGAAACAGCATCT TTTCAACCTGTCAGACAAAGACTCATTCTTTGACAGTAGAACGAGAAGTTCAATA GTCTTCGAGGTGTTGAAACGAACCAGATGCACAAAGGCCAAGTACAGCATGG GACTAACCAGTCTGCTCTGCAGTGGGGTCTACACCGCCGCATTCCCCCTCCACGAT GGAGATGTCAGTGGAGAACATGCAGAGCCCAACGATAGGAAG CTCTTGTATGAGGAGTGGGCAAGCTACAGTGTCTTCTACAAATACCAACCCATTGGTCTCGTACG AAAATACTTTGGTGAGAAGATCGGTCTGTATTTTGCGTGGCTAGGTCTGTACACGCAGATGCTTATCCCGGCTTCCGTGGTGGGAGTCATTGTCTTCCTGTACGGATGTGCTACCGTGGACGACAATATACCAAG CATGGAGATCTGCTACCCCAAGGAAAACATCACCATGTGTCCTTTATGTGACAAAGCCTGCAGCTACTGGAAGCTGAGCACAGCTTGTGCGACGGCCAGAGCAAGCTATCTGTTTGACAACCCGGCCACGGTCTTCTTCTCCATCTTCATGGCCCTTTGGG CTGCCATGTTTATGGAGCACTGGAAGAGGAGACAGATGAGGTTGAATTACGAGTGGGACCTGACTGGctttgaggaggaagag GAAGACCTTAAG GACCACCCGAGGGCAGAGTATGAACTACGGGTCATGCAGAAGtcccagaagaaagagaaaggatcACTGAAAAAG GCCGAGGAAGAGAAGCTGACATGTCGAGACCGGCTGCCCGCCTACATGACCAACCTGGTGATGATGCTTCTAATg ATTGGCGTGACGTTCGCCATAGTCTTTGGCGTGATCCTCTACCGTATCTCCACCAAGGCAGCTCTGCACATGAGCTCCAACCCCATCACACGCAGTCACGTCCGCCTGACCGTCAAGACCACCGCCGCCATCCTCAACCTGGTGGTCATCCTCATCCTGGACGAGGTGTACGGGGCCGTAGCACGCTGGCTCACCGTGTTGG AGGTTCCAAAGACAGACAAGAGTTTTGAGCAGCGTCTTATCTTCAAAACGTTTATCCTGAAGTTCGTCAATGCATTCACTCCAATCATCTACATTGCTTTCTTCAGGGGAAG GCTAGTTGGCAGACCGGGTAGCTacttgtatgtgtttgagtCATACAGAATGGAAGAG TGCGCCCATGGGGGCTGCCTGATGGAGCTGTGTATCCAGCTTAGCATCACCATGCTGGGGAAACAACTGATACAGAACAATCTGTTTGAGATCGGAGTACC GAAGATAAAGAAGCTGATACGCTACATTCGATCAAAGCGTCAGGCCTTCCAGGAAGAGGAAAGGCAGAAGAGGTTGCAACGATACGAGATAGACCACTTCCTGGAACCATTCGCTGGCCTAACACCTGAGTATATGGAAATGA TCATACAGTTTGGTTTCGTGACGTTGTTTGTGGCGTCGTTTCCTCTCGCTCCGCTCTTCGCTCTGCTCAACAATATTATTGAGATCCGTCTTGATGCCAAGAAGTTTGTGGGTGAGCTccagcggccagtggcagccagagCCAAAGACATTG GTATATGGTACAACTTACTTACAGGAGTAGCAAAGGTTGCTGTCATCATAAAT GCCTTTGTCATTTCCTTTACGTCGGACTTCATCCCCcggctggtttaccagtacaccTACAGTAACAACGGCTCCATGTTTGGCTTTGTGAACCACAGCCTGTCCTATTTTAACGTCAGCCACTTCCAGGACGGCAAGGAGCCCATGGACCCTCTGCATTTGGGTTATGCGGTTGAGATTTGCAG GTACAAGGACTACAGGGAACCACCATGGTCCACCTCTCCTTATGAGATCTCCAAGGAGTTCTGGGCTGTCCTGGCTGCAAGACTGGCTTTTGTTATCGTCTTTCAG AACGTGGTGATGCTGATGAGTGACGTGGTGGACTGGCTGATTCCAGACATCCCCAAGGACATCAGCATGCAGATCCACAAGGAGAAGATCCTGATGGTGGAGCTGTTCATGAGGGAGGAGCACGGGAAGATGCAGCGGATGGGGAGCACGGCGTCCACGGGGGCCAAGCAGAAGGGCAGCAGCAACAGTTACCCCCCCGTCCCAGTGGCGCGGCAGCGCAGCATGCCCCCGGCCCACTGCTACAAGCCCAATAACGTCTGA
- the ano1b gene encoding anoctamin-1 isoform X2 — MAEEGEESSGCPTAPQQQSPHFLQDVIFHGKFELLKTLTPEENTQCHYGLYFQDGQRRVDYVLTYHVKRPGAARHARTTSRLLTDNPLARSLRRGTLIGGRPGGQDKRPRASRQAERAGFPSPPPPPPPPPPPPPPPAPCPDATDAEKGLAGTPSWDEQEDDKRRRREEFEKNLLDMGLELERDEDGKTPGVGFLKIHAPWNVLCREAEFMKLKMPTKKMYAMKQSSSVVEKINSLISKVLEPLRPSVEEHKTKNIKHLSYTFSREKQHLFNLSDKDSFFDSRTRSSIVFEVLKRTRCTKAKYSMGLTSLLCSGVYTAAFPLHDGDVSGEHAEPNDRKLLYEEWASYSVFYKYQPIGLVRKYFGEKIGLYFAWLGLYTQMLIPASVVGVIVFLYGCATVDDNIPSMEICYPKENITMCPLCDKACSYWKLSTACATARASYLFDNPATVFFSIFMALWAAMFMEHWKRRQMRLNYEWDLTGFEEEEDHPRAEYELRVMQKSQKKEKGSLKKAEEEKLTCRDRLPAYMTNLVMMLLMIGVTFAIVFGVILYRISTKAALHMSSNPITRSHVRLTVKTTAAILNLVVILILDEVYGAVARWLTVLEVPKTDKSFEQRLIFKTFILKFVNAFTPIIYIAFFRGRLVGRPGSYLYVFESYRMEECAHGGCLMELCIQLSITMLGKQLIQNNLFEIGVPKIKKLIRYIRSKRQAFQEEERQKRLQRYEIDHFLEPFAGLTPEYMEMIIQFGFVTLFVASFPLAPLFALLNNIIEIRLDAKKFVGELQRPVAARAKDIGIWYNLLTGVAKVAVIINAFVISFTSDFIPRLVYQYTYSNNGSMFGFVNHSLSYFNVSHFQDGKEPMDPLHLGYAVEICRYKDYREPPWSTSPYEISKEFWAVLAARLAFVIVFQNVVMLMSDVVDWLIPDIPKDISMQIHKEKILMVELFMREEHGKMQRMGSTASTGAKQKGSSNSYPPVPVARQRSMPPAHCYKPNNV; from the exons AtggcagaggagggagaagagtcTTCTGGCTGTCCCACAGCCCCCCAACAACAGTCTCCACATTTTCTTCAAGACGTCATATTCCACGGCAAGTTTGAA CTACTGAAGACCCTGACCCCGGAGGAGAACACGCAGTGTCACTACGGCCTCTACTTCCAGGACGGCCAGCGGCGCGTGGACTACGTCCTCACCTACCACGTGAAGCGGCCCGGGGCCGCCCGCCACGCCCGCACCACCTCGCGCCTCCTCACCGACAACCCCCTGGCCCGCAGCCTGCGGCGAGGGACCCTGATCGGGGGCCGCCCCGGGGGGCAGGACAAGAGGCCCAGGGCCAGCCGCCAGGCAGAGAGGGCCgggttcccctctcctcctccccctcctcctcctcctccccctcctcctcctccccccgctcctTGCCCCGACGCCACGGATGCGGAGAAGGGCCTCGCCGGGACGCCGAGCTGGGACGAGCAGGAGGACGATAAGCGACGACGGCGGGAGGAGTTTGAGAAGAACCTTCTAGACATGGGCCTGGAGCTGGAGAGGGACGAGGAT GGTAAGACTCCGGGGGTGGGCTTTCTAAAGATCCACGCTCCCTGGAACGTTCTCTGTCGGGAGGCGGAGTTCATGAAGCTAAAGATGCCGACCAAGAAA ATGTACGCTATGAAGCAGTCCAGTAGTGTGGTGGAGAAGATCAACTCTCTGATCAGTAAGGTGTTAGAGCCACTCCGTCCAAGTGTGGAGGAACACAAAACCAAGAACATCAAGCACCTTTCCTACACATTCTCCCGTGAGAAACAGCATCT TTTCAACCTGTCAGACAAAGACTCATTCTTTGACAGTAGAACGAGAAGTTCAATA GTCTTCGAGGTGTTGAAACGAACCAGATGCACAAAGGCCAAGTACAGCATGG GACTAACCAGTCTGCTCTGCAGTGGGGTCTACACCGCCGCATTCCCCCTCCACGAT GGAGATGTCAGTGGAGAACATGCAGAGCCCAACGATAGGAAG CTCTTGTATGAGGAGTGGGCAAGCTACAGTGTCTTCTACAAATACCAACCCATTGGTCTCGTACG AAAATACTTTGGTGAGAAGATCGGTCTGTATTTTGCGTGGCTAGGTCTGTACACGCAGATGCTTATCCCGGCTTCCGTGGTGGGAGTCATTGTCTTCCTGTACGGATGTGCTACCGTGGACGACAATATACCAAG CATGGAGATCTGCTACCCCAAGGAAAACATCACCATGTGTCCTTTATGTGACAAAGCCTGCAGCTACTGGAAGCTGAGCACAGCTTGTGCGACGGCCAGAGCAAGCTATCTGTTTGACAACCCGGCCACGGTCTTCTTCTCCATCTTCATGGCCCTTTGGG CTGCCATGTTTATGGAGCACTGGAAGAGGAGACAGATGAGGTTGAATTACGAGTGGGACCTGACTGGctttgaggaggaagag GACCACCCGAGGGCAGAGTATGAACTACGGGTCATGCAGAAGtcccagaagaaagagaaaggatcACTGAAAAAG GCCGAGGAAGAGAAGCTGACATGTCGAGACCGGCTGCCCGCCTACATGACCAACCTGGTGATGATGCTTCTAATg ATTGGCGTGACGTTCGCCATAGTCTTTGGCGTGATCCTCTACCGTATCTCCACCAAGGCAGCTCTGCACATGAGCTCCAACCCCATCACACGCAGTCACGTCCGCCTGACCGTCAAGACCACCGCCGCCATCCTCAACCTGGTGGTCATCCTCATCCTGGACGAGGTGTACGGGGCCGTAGCACGCTGGCTCACCGTGTTGG AGGTTCCAAAGACAGACAAGAGTTTTGAGCAGCGTCTTATCTTCAAAACGTTTATCCTGAAGTTCGTCAATGCATTCACTCCAATCATCTACATTGCTTTCTTCAGGGGAAG GCTAGTTGGCAGACCGGGTAGCTacttgtatgtgtttgagtCATACAGAATGGAAGAG TGCGCCCATGGGGGCTGCCTGATGGAGCTGTGTATCCAGCTTAGCATCACCATGCTGGGGAAACAACTGATACAGAACAATCTGTTTGAGATCGGAGTACC GAAGATAAAGAAGCTGATACGCTACATTCGATCAAAGCGTCAGGCCTTCCAGGAAGAGGAAAGGCAGAAGAGGTTGCAACGATACGAGATAGACCACTTCCTGGAACCATTCGCTGGCCTAACACCTGAGTATATGGAAATGA TCATACAGTTTGGTTTCGTGACGTTGTTTGTGGCGTCGTTTCCTCTCGCTCCGCTCTTCGCTCTGCTCAACAATATTATTGAGATCCGTCTTGATGCCAAGAAGTTTGTGGGTGAGCTccagcggccagtggcagccagagCCAAAGACATTG GTATATGGTACAACTTACTTACAGGAGTAGCAAAGGTTGCTGTCATCATAAAT GCCTTTGTCATTTCCTTTACGTCGGACTTCATCCCCcggctggtttaccagtacaccTACAGTAACAACGGCTCCATGTTTGGCTTTGTGAACCACAGCCTGTCCTATTTTAACGTCAGCCACTTCCAGGACGGCAAGGAGCCCATGGACCCTCTGCATTTGGGTTATGCGGTTGAGATTTGCAG GTACAAGGACTACAGGGAACCACCATGGTCCACCTCTCCTTATGAGATCTCCAAGGAGTTCTGGGCTGTCCTGGCTGCAAGACTGGCTTTTGTTATCGTCTTTCAG AACGTGGTGATGCTGATGAGTGACGTGGTGGACTGGCTGATTCCAGACATCCCCAAGGACATCAGCATGCAGATCCACAAGGAGAAGATCCTGATGGTGGAGCTGTTCATGAGGGAGGAGCACGGGAAGATGCAGCGGATGGGGAGCACGGCGTCCACGGGGGCCAAGCAGAAGGGCAGCAGCAACAGTTACCCCCCCGTCCCAGTGGCGCGGCAGCGCAGCATGCCCCCGGCCCACTGCTACAAGCCCAATAACGTCTGA